In Brachypodium distachyon strain Bd21 chromosome 2, Brachypodium_distachyon_v3.0, whole genome shotgun sequence, one genomic interval encodes:
- the LOC100837060 gene encoding probable LRR receptor-like serine/threonine-protein kinase At3g47570, which produces MQLAVGRNSRHRGSCLRQLGQLTTLILLLLLQAKKTCSVSDVSGNETDRAALLAFKHAVSGGPAGPLSSWNDSLPFCRWRGVSCLPRHAHAGRVTTLSLASLGLTGSIPAVLGNLTFLSSLELSGNALTGAIPPSIGGMRRLRWLDLSGNQLGGAIPPEAVAPLTNLTHLNLSRNQLVGDIPPELGRLAALVDLDLSRNHFTGSIPPSVAALSSLQSINLGANNLTGTIPPSLFANLTALVGFGVNSNNLHGSLPEEIGLSRSLQYIVASLNNLDGELPASMYNVTSIRMIELSYNSFTGSLRPDIGDRLPDLYFLSMFGNELAGGVPASLANASAMQTINLGENYLVGLVPVNLGGLRDLLSLSLSFNNLQAATPSEWQFLDDLTNCSKLKTLHMFHNDLSGELPSSVANLSTELVWLSLSYNRISGTIPSGIGNLARLATFRLQANNFFGPIPESVGLLANMVDFLVFGNRLTGTIPLSLGNLTKLTELELSENKLVGEVPPSLAGCRSLGYLSVGGNRLTGTIPPRIFTITAMSYILNMSNNFLSGDLPVEVGHLQNLQTLDLANNRLTGAIPVTIGQCQILQRLDLHGNLFTGSVSLSSFGSLKGLEELDMSGNNLSGEFPGFLQDLQYLRLLNLSFNRLVGEVPVKGVFANATAVQVAGNGDLLCGGIPELRLRPCATDTTLPATDRLLAVKLAVPLACIAVVLVISVSLVLTRRRGKRAWPKVANRLEELHRKVSYAELSNATDGFSSGNLIGAGSHGSVYRGTMLQEDGTELAVAVKVFGLRQQQGAPATFAAECEALRHARHRNLARILMVCASLDSKGEEFKALVYGYMPNGSLERWLHPEPSDSGGTLTLVQRLNAAADVASALDYLHNDCQVPIAHCDLKPSNVLLDDDMVARVGDFGLARFLDSTEPCARQASSLVLMGSIGYIAPEYRMGGQACASGDVYSYGILLLEMLTGKRPTDAMFRDGLTLAGFVGEAADSGGDDGVLSVVDPRLLVLGAGRNRGHRPLVQGASAEERCLFSVATIGVSCASELQMERPGMKQVANEMAKLRASLLDSVLLKTSAGEVECYGTESLG; this is translated from the exons ATGCAGCTCGCCGTAGGCCGGAATAGCCGCCACCGCGGCAGCTGCCTCCGTCAGCTCGGCCAACTAACCACTCTcatcctcctgctgctgctgcaagccAAGAAGACCTGCTCGGTCAGCGACGTCAGCGGCAACGAGACGGACCGCGCCGCCCTGCTGGCTTTCAAGCACGCCGTCTCCGGCGGTCCCGCCGGTCCGCTGAGCTCCTGGAACGATTCCCTGCCCTTTTGCCGGTGGCGGGGCGTCTCGTGCCTGCCACGCCACGCCCATGCCGGCAGAGTGACCACGCTGTCGCTCGCTTCTCTGGGCCTCACGGGTTCCATCCCGGCGGTCCTCGGCAACCTcaccttcctctcctctcttgAGCTGTCGGGCAACGCGCTCACCGGGGCCATACCGCCGTCCATCGGCGGAATGCGGCGCCTCCGCTGGCTGGACCTCTCGGGCAACCAGCTCGGCGGTGCCATCCCACCTGAGGCGGTGGCACCTCTCACCAACTTGACGCACCTCAACCTGTCCCGCAACCAGCTCGTCGGCGATATCCCGCCGGAGCTCGGCCGTCTCGCCGCTCTCGTAGATCTGGACCTCTCCAGGAACCACTTCACGGGGAGCATACCTCCATCCGTTGCCGCGTTGTCGTCGTTGCAGTCAATTAACCTCGGGGCCAACAACCTCACCGGGACTATTCCGCCGTCGTTGTTCGCGAACCTGACGGCCCTCGTCGGGTTCGGCGTCAACTCCAACAACCTTCATGGGAGCTTGCCGGAGGAGATAGGCCTGTCCAGGAGCCTGCAGTACATCGTGGCGTCCTTGAACAATCTCGACGGCGAGCTCCCGGCTTCCATGTACAACGTCACGTCCATCAGGATGATCGAGCTGTCATACAACTCATTCACGGGGAGCCTCCGCCCTGACATCGGTGACCGGCTCCCAGACCTCTACTTCCTCAGCATGTTCGGGAACGAGCTCGCCGGTGGAGTGCCGGCGAGCTTGGCAAACGCATCGGCGATGCAGACTATCAACCTGGGCGAAAACTATCTCGTCGGTCTTGTGCCAGTGAATCTCGGTGGGCTCAGAGACCTCCTTTCTCTGTCCCTGAGCTTCAACAATTTGCAAGCCGCCACGCCAAGCGAGTGGCAGTTCCTTGACGACCTGACCAACTGCAGCAAGCTGAAGACGCTGCACATGTTCCACAACGATctctccggcgagctcccgtCATCGGTCGCCAACTTGTCGACGGAGCTCGTCTGGCTCTCCTTGTCGTACAACCGAATATCCGGGACCATCCCTTCCGGCATCGGCAACCTGGCGCGGCTGGCGACCTTCCGGTTGCAGGCGAACAACTTCTTTGGGCCCATCCCGGAGTCCGTCGGCCTTCTAGCTAACATGGTTGACTTCCTCGTCTTCGGGAACCGGCTCACCGGCACGATACCGCTCTCGCTGGGCAACCTCACCAAGCTCACCGAGCTCGAGCTGAGTGAGAACAAGCTCGTCGGCGAGGTGCCGCCCAGCCTGGCGGGTTGCCGGAGCCTGGGCTACCTTAGCGTCGGTGGGAACCGGCTCACCGGCACCATCCCGCCGCGGATCTTCACCATCACGGCCATGTCATACATCCTAAACATGTCGAACAATTTCCTATCAGGTGATCTGCCCGTGGAGGTTGGCCACCTTCAGAATCTCCAAACGTTGGATCTGGCCAATAACAGGTTGACCGGTGCGATCCCCGTGACGATCGGCCAATGTCAGATCCTTCAGAGGCTTGATCTCCATGGCAATCTGTTCACGGGCAGTGTCTCGCTGTCGTCGTTCGGGAGCCTCAAGGGCTTAGAGGAGCTGGACATGTCCGGCAACAACCTGTCCGGTGAGTTTCCGGGCTTTCTGCAAGACTTGCAGTACTTGCGCCTCCTGAACCTGTCCTTCAACCGTCTTGTCGGAGAGGTCCCTGTGAAGGGAGTATTCGCCAACGCGACGGCGGTTCAGGTCGCCGGAAACGGCGATCTTCTCTGTGGAGGCATCCCGGAGTTGCGCCTACGGCCCTGTGCAACCGACACGACGCTACCGGCGACGGATAGGTTGCTTGCCGTGAAGCTGGCTGTTCCCCTCGCGTGCATCGCCGTCGTTCTGGTCATTTCAGTGTCTCTGGTGTTGACGAGGAGGCGTGGGAAAAGGGCTTGGCCGAAAGTGGCAAATCGATTGGAGGAGTTGCACCGAAAGGTGTCGTACGCCGAGCTCTCCAACGCGACCGACGGGTTCTCCTCCGGCAACTTGATTGGTGCCGGCTCACATGGCTCGGTGTACCGAGGAACCATGCTCCAGGAGGACGGCACTGAGCTCGCTGTCGCCGTGAAGGTCTTCGGCCTCCGGCAGCAGCAAGGCGCGCCGGCGACCTTCGCCGCCGAGTGCGAGGCCCTGCGGCACGCTCGGCACCGCAACCTCGCCAGGATCCTGATGGTGTGCGCGAGCCTGGACAGCAAAGGGGAGGAGTTCAAGGCGCTGGTGTACGGGTACATGCCCAACGGGAGCCTCGAGAGGTGGCTGCACCCGGAGCCCAGCGACAGCGGCGGCACGCTGACGCTGGTGCAGAGgctcaacgccgccgccgacgtcgcaTCGGCGCTTGATTACCTCCACAACGACTGCCAGGTGCCGATCGCGCACTGCGATCTCAAGCCGAGCAACGTCCTTCTCGACGACGACATGGTCGCACGCGTCGGCGACTTTGGTCTCGCGCGGTTTCTCGACAGCACCGAGCCCTGTGCTCGCCAAGCCAGCTCCCTGGTCCTCATGGGTTCCATTGGTTACATCGCTCCAG AGTACAGGATGGGCGGGCAAGCGTGTGCGAGTGGCGACGTGTACAGCTACGGGATCCTGCTGCTGGAGATGCTCACCGGGAAGAGGCCTACGGACGCGATGTTCCGGGATGGGCTGACGCTCGCGGGATTcgtcggggaggcggcggactccggaggagacgacggcgTCTTGTCCGTAGTCGATCCGCGGCTGCTCGTGCTCGGTGCGGGAAGAAACCGTGGACACCGGCCGTTGGTTCAGGGTGCTTCAGCAGAGGAACGCTGTCTGTTTTCGGTGGCGACGATTGGGGTCTCGTGCGCTAGCGAGCTGCAGATGGAGCGGCCCGGCATGAAACAGGTGGCCAACGAGATGGCCAAACTACGGGCATCTCTCTTGGATTCTGTTCTCCTGAAGACTTCAGCAGGAGAAGTAGAATGTTACGGAACAGAGTCGTTAGGTTAA
- the LOC104582547 gene encoding uncharacterized protein LOC104582547 — protein MAGKAWCSVPVVMLLLALLSCVFLVHAAAAAGANRRMLLPREDAIAAAAADAVVVVSGGGQGEPLLLSDDEEMMVVARRVDLQTEDYPGSGANGRHDPRNPH, from the exons ATGGCGGGGAAGGCGTGGTGCTCGGTCCCGGtcgtgatgctgctgctggccttGCTCTCCTGCGTCTTCCTCGTCCACG cggccgcggcggccggcgccaaCCGTAGGATGCTGCTTCCTAGGGAGGATgcgattgcggcggcggcggcggacgccgtCGTTGTCGTGTCCGGCGGCGGGCAGGGAGAACCACTGCTGCTGTCCGACGACGAGGAGATgatggtggtggcgaggagggTGGACCTGCAGACGGAGGATTACCCCGGGTCAGGGGCCAACGGCCGCCACGATCCCAGGAACCcgcattga